GGGGTCAGTCAGTCCAGTTCCCGCTGTCCACCAGTAGAGGTCAGACTGGTGTCTGTGTTGTCCCTGCAGGtgtcccagtgctcccagtgatCCCAGTGCAGTCCAGGATGCTGCCGGCCTCCATCCAGATCACGGGCGAGCTGCTGTCGGCGGCCGAGGTCCAGGACATCTGCGAGAGCCTGAAGGAGGACGGCGTGCGGCTGCTGTCCGTCCGCGGCTGCCAGCTCTCCGACCGCGACTTCGGACGCGTCTGCCGCAGCGTGGCGGATTCGCGCTCGCTCGCTCAGCTCAACCTGAACCTGGGCGTGGTCTCCAGCATCAGCCGGACGCGGCACCTGGCGGACGCCCTGAAGACCAACCGCTCGCTGCAGACACTGTTGTAAGTACAGACCCCAACACTCATCCCATTGGCCCTTAAAACTCCTGCTGACTCTGACCCCGCCCCCTCCAGTCTCCACGGCAGCCCGCTGCTGGACGCCGGCCTGGTGACCCTGAACCCGGCGCTGTCCACCCACCCGGCGCTGGTCTGTCTGGATCTGGGAGACTGCATGCTTGGAGACGAGGCGCTGGGTCTGATCTGTGGGATGCTGCCGCCGGACGGAGCAAAGTCAGGTTAGACGCACCTGAGAGACACCTGAGACACTCACACCTGAGAGACATACCTGAatgacacacctgagacacacctgagacac
The window above is part of the Plectropomus leopardus isolate mb unplaced genomic scaffold, YSFRI_Pleo_2.0 unplaced_scaffold709, whole genome shotgun sequence genome. Proteins encoded here:
- the lrrc73 gene encoding leucine-rich repeat-containing protein 73, with translation MLPASIQITGELLSAAEVQDICESLKEDGVRLLSVRGCQLSDRDFGRVCRSVADSRSLAQLNLNLGVVSSISRTRHLADALKTNRSLQTLFLHGSPLLDAGLVTLNPALSTHPALVCLDLGDCMLGDEALGLICGMLPPDGAKSGLRELTLSANPGISSKGWARLAIAVAHSSQLRVLNLDYNPLGDQIAGMLAVAVASSRTLEVLDLEGTGLTNQSAQVNQSQSSFLLFTPPPSSVSL